ttatattcaatttattcTAGATATTTGCTGCTCTATGCAGCATTTTCCACTCCGATATGCTTTCCTTTGGCTGGCGCTTGCCttgcgctttttttttttttttggcctttgCCAAAGGGGAGATGAAATCAAGCAAAACTTGTgcactttcattttttttttgttttgtgccaaATTGAATCGAATTCGATGGGGAAGCTACGTAGGTTTTAGATGGACTTTTCCCCAGCTTAATGCGAAATGCTGTAGTGTTTATGTAATAATGTAACAAGCAACACAAACAGCCACATTCTGATCCCAATAATTTATGGTTCTAGTCAGCCCTGGGCCGCTTTAAAAATGGCTTAGCGTTTTGGCACAAATGAAACATCAAAGATTTACGAGCCATGATTAAGCCATTTTGCGGCGCCTTAacaaaaaggccaaaaacaaaagggcCGTAAGCGCAGCTTTCGCAGAAAGGAGGCCTCAGCTCAGCATCGTCCTTTTGGAATCGAATGCAAGTGTTTCTGGGCAAAGTGTTGAGCTGAAAGTGAAACTCCCCTTTTTATTTGTCGAATGTGTAAAGCAGTGGTGGAAAGCAGAATTTTCCTTATATTTTTCCTGAATGAAAACGCTTCGCCTGCTGTGAGTAATTGTTCCCTTTAATTGTGGCCTGGAAAATGTCTTTGCAATTTTTATAATGCCATTCTGCTTTGAAAGATTTAAACTTAATCTTTAATCTGTAAAATACaagtttaaaaaatactgTGGCATAAATATAAGCTTCATTACTTTTTAAACACAAACCCACCTACGATGTTACTTATTTTGGGTCTTTCAGGATTGACCACTCGTCTTATCTGTTGGGAATCCTGTAAGTCCTCCCATTCTTCCCACACGGAAAGGACTTATTTTGTAATTACCACGAGCTTTGCGATCTCGCTCCTTCGCCAAGGGCCATTACTCATGGCACTCTTTAATTATGCTGGCCAGAGATTTGGCTGGCCAATCCAGAGGAAATTGCTCGGTGTTACGTGGATGTGTGGCCTCCTGGGTGTGAGAACCCAATTAAGACGCGCTTATTGCAGGGCAACAGCAAAGTCGATCCCACAGCTGATAACGTGCAATTTGTGAGGGCATCTCTGGGGGATTCGCCCACtggttttgcattttttgtttatttgcggCGCCAATCCTTTGGAGGCTTATAGTTTTGTAATTGTTTCGGGACGGACTTCGTCCTCCTCCATTTTCGGACTGATTTCGATGGCTTCATCCCTGCACGGCACTGCTTTAAATTGCTTGGGGCTTGTAACGATTTTTATTCATCTGTTTTTTTTCCGTGTTGTTTGCGTTGTgcgcaatttgcattttgggAAATGGCGGGAAATTGTGCGCGTTTCCAAGCGTGTGAATAATGTGTGAGCTTACCGAGCTTCTTGCCCCCAAATCCGGTGGCTGCCACTCGGGCACTCGGGTGCCGTTCCAAAATGATTTGTAGGCATTTTAATCTAATTAATGTTGTCGCGATTGAGGCTGCAAATCGACTGCACACGAAAAAATCTTTggaattataaattttaaaatcaaattggaGTTTTCCAACAGTgtactttaaattttaaaaaaaaatttaaatatgtatataatagaggattataatttaattgcattatttaGCTTAACTGGATTGCGCGAAATGCACTTTGGCATCCCGCTGCTAATTGTCTACCAAGTTTTACTTCGCCCTgtttcgtccttcgtccttcgcaTTCGTCGTGCTGCTGCCATTTCTTTCACTCCTCAACTTTGTTCTTTTGCAGCCATTACGCGCACTTGTCGTCGGGGTTGTCATTATGCTTTCATGGCTTTAGTTTTGCCCTGGGCACAAGTTTTCTAAAAAACGAAATATGAATACAAAAATGGCTAAAAGGGGTGTGCTTGGAGCGGTGGGAGGAAGTCAACAGACTGGCTGCGAATAGGAAAAGTTTTGAAAACTCTTTAAGTCTCTTTTCGCTGATTGcaagaaaacaataacaaggagtcacattaaaattgaaatcggCGAGAAAACAAGCCAGTTTGCTGTGactttttgaaatatttaatattgtttttttattttacagcCATAAGACTACTCTTTGCATTTATCTTCGCATTCCTTAATGCTCTCAAATGAAGTTCCATCGGTGTCGCATGCAACAAAGTTCTTTGATGTACACATGTTTTCCCAACGTAAATAGCCGATTCGAGTAATCAAAGTGTTGCAAGCACCTTGGCCAAACAACTCAACAGCACAGCTCGCTGAAGAATACAATTTTTCAAGATAAATGCTTGAAATAAACTTGAAATAGTAGTTTTTTAATACTCACGATCTTTTAAAGCTGAAACACAGCCAAATATGGAACAAATTaggcaaaatattttatataaacgCATTTTAGATATATTCTTGGTTGCCGAGAAGAAGTAAATGAACAAGACAcctaactattttttttttgttaatataAACTTAAAATGCGCAACTAATAGAATTTAACCCTTGTTAgctatttataaatattaatttagtAACCGTGCTTAATTGAAGTATAGAACATTTTCGCTTTGTAACTGAAGCACACATTCTTTTTTTGTGTCAGAATAAAATTAACACTTGTTTATTCTTAAAATGCTTCTGAAAACTGAAAGATAACATctcaaaacaattaaatatatacaaaagaAACCGCAACTAAAACAATTATACGTGGTATTAATATTACTATAGTAATCGCGgctatttatattttgaaacacttttttaaattcctaaaatcttaatttaatattccttGCATTTAGCTTCACACTCCTTGATGCTTTTGAAGAAAGTTCCTTCGGCCGAACATCCACTAATGTGCACcgttttgcatttgttttcagTGGGTATATAAACTATTTTCGTGATTAACATTTTACATAGGCCAACTCCTCGATATTTAACTCCGCAGACAGCTAAATGAGAATTAAGTAAATGGCATTAATTGAATGACTAATGATAAATACGAAATACTCACGGTTTTTCAAAGCTGAAACACAGCCAAGTATggaaaaaatgaagaaaacaatggaaaaaagcttcatttttaatttgtcttATTCAGCAGGAGTACTTGTGCCTTTCGAATGCCTCGAAAAGACTGAAAATCAacagcgaaaaacaagttaatatctacaaaaataatattctttAGTGGacattaaatattatacatCTGCTTTTTATACCAACATTTCATTGAGTTCAAcggctttttgttttcgtgGTAATTGATATTgcaccaaaaacaaaacacttgtATAAACCTTTCTCGGAGAATTCATATGTTTTGtatatacagtataattcgcttagctgcatcgatagttagctgcatcggcaagatatctgcattatttttccatttttttgtgtgaatagaaaatagaaaatagaaaaaaaaaaattaagttagctgcatttttaagttacctgcatcgaggcattgtgcaaagtactcgaggcagctaagcgaattatactgtatataACAAAGATCAGGTTTCTTCACATTTAATGAAAAAACTTCTCTAGAAATACGCCCACTTCCTTCAACTTATTTCCCAATTTGTTTACTCTATTGAATGGGAATCCTTCGCAATTCCATGTGGATTTTCCCTTGTCTCTTCGTCTGAAATCGAACATTTGATACGAAATTTTCAATAAACAGATGATAACAACACTTAACCCACGGCGGCCCACCTGCTAGCCCCCCTTTAACCGTCGACAACCAGGTGATTGTCTTTTTCGAGTCCCCGGGCATTATTGCGAAAAGCTTTGTGCAAATTTTCTCATATTTCCTTGGTAAGCTCTCCTCAAGGACAACTCAAGACGAGGCCAAATGGCAtaaagcaaatataaatatgctaAAGGGGGAAAAATTTGTGAAGAAAATGTATTCTTActtttttgccatttggcctGGTAATTGTTATTTGATACACACAAAGAGCGAAAAGTTGTATTATTTCGCTTTTGGCACATTTGTCAAGCCAAACAAACTGCAAAGGGAAAACTTAAAAAGGAAAACGATACATTTGAACGAGCGTTTTCTATTAAAGCCAAGATGGGGCCATAagcgaaattcaattaaaaactttaaaagccGCCCAACAATTTCCAACTGCAATTAGATGAgagaaaacacacacagaaagtCCTGATTGCATTCAAAACGAGATACGGTTGCAATATATACGGATACATGAACGCAGCTGAGATACAAAAACTTCGCTTTGGCAAACTTTTAGCTATTATGTAACAAAACGCAGATGAAGGCTGGGAAATTGCAATCCATACGCCCAACTCGCCATTTTCTCAGCCATCTGGCATTTctggcttaaaaaaaaaacgagttcCATTTCTTTGCTAATACAGGAAACTAAAGCTGTCCGAGTTTActttgcaattatttattttataaatacagTTTTAATGCCTAAGAATTACCAGtacataaaattattaaaattttatttaatttcaaacttTGGTTGGTAAAAGCAAACATTAATTTGTAGTCTTATAAAAGGGCATGTCCTTTTTGTTTATATGACATCCATGGGACTTCTAGGGAGTTCATTTAATTAGGAACTTTACACAAACTCTCAGTATAACTTTAGATGAAAAGATGCAGGAGCAGTTGTTTATGATGATAAAGATGCATAAAGTTATCAAAGTTGTTGAGCTAGATAAAAAACTTGTGGGATAAACATAATGGTGTTTCCTAATAGAAAAATAAGCACACAACTTTGCCATTAGCGTCAGTTTCTTAAGAGTAAAGCTCTTCCATCAACTAATAAATTTACAAGCAAATTGCGTATTAAGACTTATAAAGGCTTTAAAATACATTGTATCTGAATTTATATTGGATTTGTACTATTCATTTCGATAAATTTGTTAGTTGTCATTGTCTCATAAACTGCAATCGACACATTGGCAgatttttattaaactttattatttattaagctttTGCCACTTGATCACACGGAATCATAGATAAAAATTGTGTGTTTCCCGAAATTTTTTAATGGCGATTTGAAAGCTTCGAAGTGAAATATAATCATATGGCAGCCACGGATTTCCACTCGTGAATGTTTTAAAGTCCCGAAACGGATATGGGTTGGAAAATGGTTAGTTATTTATACCATTGTTCGATTTGTTCGCATTTTAACTCttcatttggccatttgttaTATACGCCAGATCGGATTTATGTTGCCGCTGTCAAGGGtttcattattatttgtttcGCGGGAACCTTTCATTCGCAACTTTGcggcatttggcatttgcatttttatggcaaCACTTTCAGGGGCCGCAATTATTTCCCCATCTCGAGTCCTGCGAACCGAGAATTTTATTGCCCCTGCATCCGCTGCCTCGTGCGAGGACCTTTATCTTCTTTTTTCCGGACTGCGGCTGCTGTTTGGTTCAAGTCGAGGCATCGACAGTCATTTGGCAGATATATTGCAGTCACAACATCGCATATAACACATCAATATCCGgcacggccacgcccacccacaCATTCCGCCCCCAGCCGACGATTTGCACATAAACAGAAGCAATAAGCGagcgaaggacgaaggacacaGGACGAgagcaaattgaaaacgacaaaacaaaactgaaatgTGGCCCAAGTTTGGGCAAAATGTAGGTTGCTTTGCGGAAATCGAGCAGAATGTTCTACATAATTTCGCACATATTCTGAACTAAATGTACCAAATAGTAGTACACTGTATTTGCTAACTTGCGAACATTACTTTTGGTTATTTTACTGAAAATACATTGGGGTACTGTTAAAGATTCCTACagtaattatattttatattattatgaatGCCACACATTTGGAATGCCTGCAATACCCGTTTTTACTTCGCTATGTACCTTATAAGGAATATTTGCTGTACCGGATATCCGGTTTTTCAGCATGTGACGGAAGTTGCTGCTCCCCTCGCGCCCACTGAAGAATTCGAGGTGGTCCCCCCTTGAAAACTCCCTTcattttttgcttattttattactttttccCCGTTCTGTTGAAAAGTTGTACGGCCTGCACAAGATCTTAACTTCGATATTGATGTCAAATTGTCGCGcggtttaattaaaaatatccACAGAGTGCAGCAAAAGTGAAACAGAAACCAGGGAAACCCAGTGCAGTTTCCCAATTGTTGGTGCGCTTTTGTGGCATTTCTTTTCGctcactttttatttttgcgcaTTTCTGCATTGTGTTGCTGCCCCACAATTGCCGAGTGGCTCGATTTGGGGACCAACACGTTGTCAACTGGTGCGTAGTTTCATTGTGGCCATAGGCCTTCAAAAGTCAGCGCTTGTCCTGCAAGATTTAACTTGAATTTCATAAAAGTGCGATAGAATACACTATAAAGTTATATTCcgtttttaataaacattaataaatgtatttacgAGAACATGTGTATTGAATCATTTGATTTACGTCCTTTGGCTGACCGCAAAATTCTTTCAGCAGATGTCTGACCCACatgtaattttcataaataaatccaCATGGAAGTTTCCAATTTCATCAATGCCATTTGAGTTCATCACCGCAGCACTGCAGCAATCGCTGATTTTTTCACTCATGATTTCCGCAACCGAAAGTTCAGCATACattattgattataatttaaaatttattttgcctgCATGCCAGGACGACTACTATCATCATCATGATGAGAATGAGGATGTTGCCAATTGTTTTTGCCCGATGTCCTTTTGGGAACTCCACTTTCCATTCTGTCCGACATTTTCGACGCCAATTCGCTTTGATGGGTAATGAATGATGCAGGGCTTCAATTGTGGATGctatcaaatatttatgaattaaatggaaaatcatCAAACGGATAAGCCCATCGGTGCGGTGGAGGCTGTAATGGAGCATCCCTTTTGATTGTTGCCAGAACAACAGCAAATGGGGATAATTGGAATGAAAAGTGTTGCCGGAGAAACGAAGTCTTGATATAGAAGTACTTGCCGTTCGATAGGTGTGTacataattgaattattttcaGTTTAGCAATGTAGCAACTTATCTGAAAACTTGGCCAATATAATTAAGCGAGCGAAAATTGAAATACGCAACGTGCAGTCAACGCAGTATAATCCAAAATAGTCCCCCAAAAATATTCACACAAACTACAAACTTGGCGCAAACTTTGTAAGTAGCCCAGGACGAAAAGGACTTTGCAAGCAGCAGGATGCTGAAGTAACTTCCTTTTCGGCTTGTCGGTGCGCCTTAGTTGGTTTAACTGGTAATTGCAGTttgcaggggggggggggcgccAAGGCGAAAATTGCTCCAAAAATGTGGCGGCAAGAAAATGAGTTCGCTGAGGGAAACTGGCGAACTCATAGCCTCCGACCTCGGAAAACACCACTCAAGTTTATGTTGGTACTTCGCGAGGGAATTCAGTTTCGTGGACTATCCAGAAATCACTACACTAAGCTAAAATCACTATCTTTATTCCGCGTTCTAAATGTTTTGACAGCAAACTTCGCCATATTTCACATTTCCAATCCCTTCCGAGCAATTGATTCGATACCATATTCCTCGTATCGTAAAACgtttggccaaaacaacaCAGAGCTGGGCGATTGTGTTTGGATTGTCTCTCAGAAAAGTTTTGAgctgtaaataaaatatataaccaTTTGGCACACTAACAGTATGTGAAATGGAAATCGTGCCAAGCGGGGTCAGAATCTGACTCTCTATGTATGCTTTTTCCCACATTTTTCCCTGCAGTCGCTTCAACCAAAAAGCAGCGTACGTGGAccagaaaacggaaaaaacAATTTCCTCGCTCGGAACTGGCTTTAGTTGACCCAATAATGGTACAACAAAATAGTATCCCTTTGCCAATCTATGCAGCAATAGTTGTTCCTATCCTTCTTGTTCTCCACTTTTCGGCTCTTGGCTCCTAACCTTTGAGGATGTTGCAGTTGCGAGTTGCGAGTTGCCGTTGAGAGCATGTGGCCTGGGTCATTAAAATCATATGCTGCTTTGGTCAAAAACTGGCGTTTTGCTGGCAATCTGATAAAGTTGACTAGGAGCCAGTTATAAAAGAAATGGAAACACTTACGCACACTACAGGCCGGAAAGAGAATCCTGAAGGAATTGGATGTAGACAGGATACCctggaaaactgaaaataaattgatagTAAAATTATTCAAGTGAAGCATGCCCACTTTTACACAAGCTTATAAATTCAAGTGTATTCCAACCGCACTTCTGTTAATTATAGTATTCACTAGTATCTTAATAAATGGGCTCAAGTTGCCTCACAATCCCAATCGACCCCATATTCTTCTAGAGTAGCGTTTATTGTTATAGATGGGCTTTGTTAGAATATTTCCAATATCTGTTCAGCACATACAGCCGAGGGCAAGTAAGTGTAGACCGGCATTATGTTTGTGCCCCATTTTGTGGAAGCCCacttgctctctttccgccaTTAATGGGCgcgggcggtgggtggtgggtggtgaaCTTGCTACCCTGTGGCGTGCATTGAGTTTCATGACGTCATTAGCGTTAATGGCTGTCCGTGTGCATTATGCAGCAGTTTAAATATACGCTCTgaattcattttttgtttaatgaaaAGTTACACGAGCTGCAAATGAGCAGCGACTTGCATTGCAAATAATGAGCCACAAAGTGTTTGCCATTAAATTTGCGGTCCCATGATGGTAATGAGGTGATGTGGATGTGATGTGGGGTTCTCGGTTCGCTACGGCCTTTCATCGAATAGTTGAAAGGATTTGGCCCGTTGTCATGGCGGCTTTTGTTTCACGTTGTTAACCAAGTCAAGATAAGGGATTAAGTTCTTCGTGGCTTTCTGCAAGCCTCTCAATTTTCCCTACTCGCTCTTATCAGCACCAAACTTCTGGATTTCGGGTAGTCATTAATGAGGCGATGACACGTATGGGGTGTGTGATTTTTGAGAGGGTAAATATCCATGACGTTGCCATGGCAGTAGGATATCATCATGAATTTAAGGTGAGCCAAAGCAGTCTGTAAGGCTCTTTGAATTTACTAGGAGATAAATGGAGGTTTGTTGATTTGAATGTGTATTCTAATGTGGAAAATATTCTATTTACATGATTCGATTACCAAGAATTAGCAAGGATATGCTTTGTATTCCCATTGCtagtagagtaaaagggtattcTAGATTCAATGAAAAGTATGAAAGAGGTAGGAGTAAGCATTTCCAACAGTATAAGGTATTCATATTCTTCATCAGGAATTCTAGCTTTTTGTCCGTCAGTTTGTCCATATAAACGCTGTGATCTCGTTGTCCTTTGCTAGTTTGCTACTaactttatttcattttgaatgCCCAGTAGATCgataaaatattatatccATACTAACATCTAGAATAacaaagccataaaaataaaaacgtaagTACGATTTTCACACCTTTCCTATTGGCATTAAACACCTCGCGATGCTCATTTCTTTCTGATCTTTTATAACCCTTTTAGACTCAACTCGTTTCAACCCGCTAGATGTTGCACCTGAAAATGGGTGCAATACCCCTTAATGTATGGCCCACTTGTGCTTTGCACAAAAAACCAACTTGCAAGAGCTTAGTCAGCGCTTACACGCAAAAATCGCACACATCAGCCAGTCATGGAATAGCGAATATATCTATACATATGtgcacatgtatgtatatattctcCGCATATATGTAAGTATGCCTTTTTGTTGTCTGAATTCAACGAGGCATGCAAAATGCCACCGAAATGAAATGTGCAAACAAACACGCCGAAACAGGAGCAGCGACTAGTTGGCCAACGgctttagttttaaattattttgcgCAATTTTATTCCAGACCGTGCTCGACTTCCCAAAAGGTGTTAATCAAATGGCCAGTATGTCCTGCATGATAAATGTCCTGGCGGGAAAACACATTGTTAGCAGGGTGTGGCCAAATCCCTGAGGCTTTTCCCTTCTGCGTAAAGTTTTCCCTATGGCAGagtaattttcaaatttcgtATATGTTTACTTAATATTAGTAGATTTTAGTTCAAACGGATAGCTCGTCACAGAGTGCgcagaaatggaaaatacCTAAGTAGAATTGGTTACATTTCCAGCTACTTAAACTTAAATTGCAAGTCTGGTGATGTTGCCTGAATTTCCACTGCTCATCGGCAATTGAGCTAGTTCCCCAAATGGCACTCAAATTCCCGACATATTAAAAGTTGCGGCTTGGCCTTGTTCTGCGGTTAAGCCCGAGCCCTATGCCACATGCCCCGAAAAGTATGCCACGTTGTTGCCGTTGCAAGTCTCGCCTCTTACgcttttttgctgcctgcaTTTTATGGCTCTGCTGCACagttagtgtgtgtgtgcgagcgagatgCAGAGTGTGTGCGAAAGAGAGCGCAGTAGAGTAATTGTTACATGCATTCGAGTTGACTTGCTGCGGTCTATCTGCAGCACCTCCCCTCCGTGCGCTTCTCTCGGCCCATATGCATTGGCAATTTAATGCCACGACAATGCCGTATTATTAGTTATCCTTGCCGCACCCCGCCTCCTGCCCCtcccactgccacgcccactgtgAAACCGAGTTGTGCATAATAAATTAACCGCATGGCCGGTTCGAGTTATGCTCATTAAAGCGCATTTGTATTTAGTTGTGCATAAAACATTAAGCGAAAATGAGCCAACGTGACCAGGACGAAACTCATGTCCTTCCCAAATGcccatgtgtgcgtgtgaaaAGCGCATGTGTGTACAATTCTCTAGGTGTGcgtgcgtatgcgtaattacACTGGCTGCTCACTCGAATCgaattcatttcaattcaCATTTAGATGGCCAAGTGAGAAGATCGCCATCGAACGTGGAATTTGACCCGCTCCTGGGAAATCACCTGTAATTATGTGATTAAAACGCTCTCAGCTCGTGGGCCTagtattgattttaaattgaataaactTGTAATTAACTAAATGGCCTTCCTGCACATGTGGCGTGGATTTTGACAGAATTGGAGCAAAGTGTGCGGACATTCAGTGAAATTCCGTGAAGGAATCTTTGAATAAATAGTATCTTAGCGCTATCAATATTCATTTTATATTAGGAATTCTCTGAAATgttataaaattgtttgcacattTCACAGAACAAATCGTCCCACATATTGTAGtccaaaatggaaaaataaccATAACCATACGTTATCTCCTTTTTAGGCAAAAAAAAGACCCAAAAGAAGAGACTCATATATagaaaactttaaactttattaCTCGAATCCTCTATTATATgaatgaaaatgcaatttatttgctaaATACTGAAGGGGAGGGGGAAATGACCTTAGAGAGCCACATTTTCTTACTCCCTGTCACATTTGCTTAGGCCTCCTGCaggaaaacaatttaaactttcaTTACAGTCAACACATTTTGCCCTTCTTTTCGGCCCTCTCACACATTTGGCCACTTGAGCGACACTCATTCATAAATGCGAGACTCTCCATGGGAGTGCGAGTGGGGCCATTTTCCAGCTGCTTCACATCCTTGAGCTTCCCTTCTTCCTGAGACTTTGGACTCCATCTTTTCATCCTTTTCGGAATGTAGAGTACACTTTAAAGGGGGGGTACATGAGTTGCTAGAACGATGTCTGGAAAATGCGAAGAGTTATTATATGATTTATAATCATATTGCAAGAATCCTCACGAAGTTATGAAATGATCTATAATATTCCAATTTAAATTGCTCTTTTTCTGTATCTATTTAATTAGAACTGCAAACGCCAAGTGTATTTAACACAACTCTAAGCTTCAGGGACTTGCCTTCCATTTGCTTGTGAGAAATTTTCAGGATTTTTGCGGCATCTCCTATAGTTGTAGTGGTGTTGAGTAATTTCCAGCAACATCTGTGGCCAGGCCCCGCGTTTCCGCATCCTTTGCACCCTTCTGtgacttccgtttccgctttcgCCCTCTTATCATTATTGCTCATCAAGCGTTTCTAATGAAGTcgtaaaaattgaaaactttcaaGGCATGTGAGCGCGTCCTTTATCTCCTTCCCCGTCCATCGGCATGTCCTTTTCGTGGCGTTGCGGCTTATGTGTTTTGCTTTATTGCCTCTCCTTATTTTGGTACAGTTTTCCGAGCCCGTCATTTTAGCTGGGGATTTTTTATGAGTCTGCCGCCATTAAACGTTTATTTTTCTGCGGTTTTCCTCGGCTTCTTTTCGATTTCTTTGTATGTTTTCCGCATTTGTTGTGCAAACTCACATAATCAGCTTTAAGCACTCTACGCCTGCAGCTTTATAAGCTGGCACACGCCAGCAAATATTTACTGGCAAActcggtttgtttgcttgtttgttcgGTCTCGACCGCTCTCGATTTAATGCTAATTTGGTGTTTCGACTcgtaaataattacaattgcCCATGGACAAACATGAGCCTCAGGAATTGTTTAATTTCTCATCTGTGCTGGTTGGCAAACACTAAAATAATTATTCTCCATTTAGGTgtcaatttacatttttgcaaTGCGTTCTCtgagaatttttatttgaatgaaAATTTGTATGAAAATTTGAAATCGTCTGTCTAAGCTATTTTTGTCTCAGAAAATGTCACTTTTTGGtaaaattttagaaaaatttacagaaattaatttgattaaattgtAAGTTTCCGATCTCGGATATTTCCCTACTTTCCTTCAGAATGGTGTGCCGCTTCAATCCCTTTTACATTGGACCAACTCCACCCAGCTGCTGCACGGATTTGAAGTCCGATTGCGATTGCCCGCCGTGCTCACCGGATACAGGGTATCAGGAGCCTCGACCCGTTCACGAGGAGTGCAACCCGGGTGTGCCGAAGAAGGAGACCAAGGAGAGCAAGTGCAATCCTCCTTGCAAAGAAGCccccaaaaaggaaaagaaggaGAAGAAGTCCGAGAATAAAGAGGctaaaaaaactaaataaatttaagttttgcTAGAAATTTGTAACATAGAATAGCCTTTTTTAAACACAACATTGAATCGTGCTGGCTACGAATGAGCATCGAACTTGGCTTgttaaaattcaattacacGCAGCTCGCAGCTACAAAACTGAATCCATTTATGCACCATATCAAATCAAAGTCAAccgcaaaaatatattttcaaattgaattctCCCATAAGAGAAAGGCACAAACGTGAAGAAGCGGTCATAAAAACTCAATAAACGGCAATAACGCTTGatatacgtatacgtatataaaaatatgccAAAGCAGACTTCAAACAATTTTCTCGAGCAAACGTTTTCTCTCCAAGCGATTTTTCATCTCCTTACTGATTTTCCCGGTCTGGCAGCGATTGCACGTCCTTTGGCTCCTGGAGGCTGactaatttcatttgccaCCTCCTTTTGAAGGGGCTGGAAAAGTGAGGgaattgattttattaaatcatttggcCAGCGAAGAAGAATGAAAATTGTTAGACAATGGGAAATTACTAAATTAGACTCCTTTTTTCATACAATTCATTCGCCATCTTTGATGTGCACTACAAGTTGTGGCATGTGTAGCcagcttttccagcttttccatttcctatttgcatttttcttcTGCATTTGCTCAGTTATTTGCTTGCGGCTGCTCAGTCATAAGCAATTTTTCTTTTCCCATTTCCgttggaaaatgaaaagcgagT
The sequence above is a segment of the Drosophila melanogaster chromosome 2L genome. Coding sequences within it:
- the Sfp23F gene encoding seminal fluid protein 23F; its protein translation is MRLYKIFCLICSIFGCVSALKDPSCAVELFGQGACNTLITRIGYLRWENMCTSKNFVACDTDGTSFESIKECEDKCKE
- the CG34175 gene encoding uncharacterized protein: MVCRFNPFYIGPTPPSCCTDLKSDCDCPPCSPDTGYQEPRPVHEECNPGVPKKETKESKCNPPCKEAPKKEKKEKKSENKEAKKTK
- the CG42460 gene encoding uncharacterized protein, isoform A, translating into MKLFSIVFFIFSILGCVSALKNPVCGVKYRGVGLCKMLITKIVYIPTENKCKTVHISGCSAEGTFFKSIKECEAKCKEY